The Anoplopoma fimbria isolate UVic2021 breed Golden Eagle Sablefish chromosome 20, Afim_UVic_2022, whole genome shotgun sequence genome includes a window with the following:
- the zgc:66448 gene encoding uncharacterized protein zgc:66448 yields the protein MAAVDPSEPSKRQKSPPEEVHTSGEKTDAVESGCSFNPTDDEQREGCCVSRHSGVRAENTTCNKLEDLKAAGKMAEARSSDRRGYEWSEAEDDDQEKTHKGGDEEPDISNATESAGGMQKDTRVDDEMTVDAEEIDEKETSHPEEKIAEKGPAEEPVGEVDGVREAIEDVEEADRGEDAGSTVKPKKCRLVCKECGKRFTRRETFNLHRHFHAHEDELTPLTCKECGLTFQHRSSLIKHRNEHKEKEELLVSPKKETQTKAEGRFKCAECERVFSTVDKLRDHSCCNIVEKPYHCPLCRQEFQFKVSVTKHMMLHSQESIFTCQECSQTFPNSMALRYHQRCHSALKPYECPECGLVFKHYSVMEDHRRKHTDNMRSHLCNICGKTFKYSSLLHQHQYLHTGQKPFRCPECGKKFAFAQNMKAHCRQHRLRKNNPTAEQPSKPAPASAQETVRGPGKENTHQSDEPKQTFNCPLCPQTYLVPANLRAHMLIHEAEYETLERTPRHPKENNKHWEKGHTCPNCPSVYRDESSLNMHLLSVHKSVAQHLEKAATPPKNQFTPLSSDNVQGKWKSDGISIKSYKCSECGKTFRHRSVLELHMRIHSKDKPYQCKVCGKGFRFGSYLQQHLIIHTGKKPYKCPDCGKDFAFLQNMKTHQKLHQEKPFRCTSCRKGYSDETQLQHHMLSHNGDKPHKCDLCDKSFGLAYLLRDHMNTHTGDRPHRCDECHKSFSWFSSLLVHQKIHARKRQGFSQYNSFPLGARMRGRGGRGRRGGRLMWGWSRQLGSSGMVSSQQSPYPVSALRDAELHRRAAQQQSPMLAPRMDVQGRQQKDPWLPELHPQPVQWKVDGGEVMPVPSSQQQQHAAPQQTQFDSTPQAVLQQHHQRGSGWADRPLITQTGPTSAHSSESSHMKESAAAVVSSLMTAVHNKSSTSTVSEMGQHKPVTWGNAHTSTVFASTSSLQHDFSIPTSYIDGAALWSIRPSLLANSQSSSNMLGQELQLPRWASAPVSIQKDPSSPHTKEDTGRWEISNPQVMPSTVSLPEKPWNGCELQKQWVSGLAGVSTSAQIDQSSAMPISTPVSHGVGSTLWDIQAPPGIPKTINPEKLVNTQDFQLQQKQVSAWASVQSPTTAQKVPISIQYDPHRFGHGLGTPVWGFQSNQTLLTGQLKPGNGQELQQQPMVTGTQIIINQPPPFFTPPLTPLPPLALPGPHPLHSVTLSRPPPPNIFFTPQAVMSERPHITQTLPLPQLAPRTEPHKLGPRLPFGPERLLQCMICGCSLPRELDLQMHYLQHAQGEI from the exons ATGGCCGCCGTAGACCCATCGGAGCCTTCCAAACGACAGAAATCCCCCCCGGAGGAGGTGCACACATCTGGGGAGAAGACCGATGCGGTGGAGTCAGGATGCAGCTTCAATCCCACCGATGATGAGCAGAGGGAGGGCTGCTGTGTTTCCAGACATTCTGGGGTTAGAGCCGAAAACACGACATGCAATAAACTGGAGGACTTAAAGGCGGCTGGAAAAATGGCCGAGGCTCGAAGCAGCGACCGACGGGGATACGAATGGTCCGAGGCTGAAGACGACGACCAGGAGAAGACACACAAGGGGGGGGACGAGGAGCCTG ACATCAGTAATGCTACAGAGAGCGCTGGAGGGATGCAGAAGGACACACGCGTTGACGATGAAATGACAGTCGACGCAGAGGAGATTGATGAGAAGGAAACATCACATCCTGAAGAGAAGATCGCAGAGAAGGGACCTGCAGAGGAGCCGGTGGGAGAAGTGGACGGGGTAAGGGAGGCGATTGAAGATGTGGAAGAAGCAGACCGAGGAGAGGACGCCGGTTCGACTGTTAAGCCCAAAAAGTGCCGTTTGGTGTGCAAGGAGTGCGGCAAGAGGTTCACCCGCCGCGAGACCTTCAACCTTCACCGCCACTTTCACGCCCACGAGGACGAGCTCACGCCCCTTACCTGTAAAGAATGCGGCCTTACCTTTCAGCACCGCAGCAGCCTCATCAAGCACAGAAACGAacacaaagagaaggaggaacTGCTTGTTTCTCCGAAGAAGGAAACGCAAACAAAGGCGGAGGGTCGTTTTAAGTGTGCAGAATGTGAGAGGGTCTTCTCGACAGTGGATAAGCTGAGGGACCACAGCTGCTGCAATATAGTTGAAAAGCCTTACCACTGCCCTCTGTGCCGCCAAGAGTTCCAGTTCAAGGTGTCTGTCACGAAGCACATGATGCTCCACTCCCAAGAGAGCATCTTCACATGCCAAGAGTGCAGTCAAACTTTTCCAAACAGCATGGCACTGCGCTACCACCAGCGATGCCACAGCGCCCTGAAACCCTACGAATGCCCAGAGTGCGGCTTGGTTTTCAAACACTACTCTGTCATGGAAGACCACCGTCGCAAGCACACGGACAACATGCGCTCTCACCTGTGCAACATCTGTGGCAAGACCTTCAAGTACAGCAGCCTCCTCCATCAGCATCAGTATCTGCACACGGGCCAAAAGCCCTTCCGCTGCCCCGAATGTGGTAAAAAATTTGCCTTTGCCCAGAACATGAAGGCACACTGCCGCCAGCATAGACTGCGCAAAAACAACCCCACCGCTGAGCAGCCTAGCAAGCCAGCCCCTGCCTCAGCACAAGAGACAGTTAGGGGGCCGGGAAAAGAGAACACACACCAGAGCGATGAACCGAAACAAACTTTCAACTGCCCCCTTTGTCCCCAGACCTACTTAGTACCAGCTAACCTGAGAGCCCACATGCTTATTCACGAGGCCGAGTATGAGACGCTGGAGAGAACACCCAGACACCCAAAGGAAAATAACAAGCACTGGGAAAAAGGACACACCTGTCCCAACTGCCCGTCTGTCTATCGTGATGAATCTAGTTTAAATATGCATCTGTTGAGTGTCCACAAGTCCGTAgcacaacatttagaaaagGCGGCAACGCCACCTAAAAATCAATTTACTCCGTTAAGCAGTGATAATGTACAGGGGAAATGGAAGAGCGATGGCATTAGTATTAAGTCGTACAAGTGCTCTGAGTGTGGAAAAACCTTCCGCCACCGTTCAGTGTTAGAGCTGCATATGCGCATACATTCCAAGGACAAGCCTTACCAGTGCAAAGTGTGTGGCAAGGGCTTTAGATTCGGTAGCTACTTACAGCAGCATCTCATCATCCATACAGGCAAGAAGCCATACAAATGTCCGGACTGTGGGAAGGACTTTGCCTTCCTGCagaacatgaaaacacatcaaaagCTGCATCAGGAGAAACCGTTCCGCTGCACCAGCTGCCGCAAAGGCTACAGCGACGAGACCCAACTTCAGCACCACATGTTATCGCACAATGGGGACAAACCCCACAAGTGTGACCTGTGCGACAAAAGCTTCGGATTGGCCTATCTGCTCCGGgatcacatgaacacacacaccggaGACAGACCCCATCGCTGTGATGAGTGTCACAAAAGTTTTTCCTGGTTCAGCAGCCTGCTAGTGCACCAGAAGATCCATGCTCGCAAGCGCCAGGGTTTCAGCCAGTATAATTCTTTCCCGCTCGGTGCTAGGATGAGAGGCAGAGGTggcagggggaggagaggggggaggctCATGTGGGGCTGGTCTAGGCAGTTGGGAAGTTCTGGGATGGTTAGCTCTCAGCAGTCCCCGTACCCAGTTTCTGCACTGAGAGATGCTGAGTTGCACAGAAGGGCGGCCCAGCAACAGTCTCCCATGCTCGCACCGCGCATGGACGTCCAAGGTAGACAGCAGAAGGATCCGTGGTTGCCGGAGCTGCACCCTCAACCAGTGCAGTGGAAGGTAGACGGCGGAGAGGTGATGCCTGTCCCATcgtcacagcagcagcagcatgcagcTCCGCAGCAGACACAGTTTGACAGCACACCACAGGCCGTCCTGCAGCAGCACCATCAGAGGGGTTCGGGCTGGGCAGATCGCCCTTTGATAACTCAGACAGGCCCCACATCTGCTCACAGTTCAGAGTCATCACACATGAAAGAGAGTGCAGCTGCCGTCGTCAGCTCCCTCATGACGGCCGTGCATAACAAATCCAGCACGTCAACAGTGAGCGAGATGGGGCAGCACAAGCCTGTCACATGGGGTAACGCGCACACGTCCACAGTGTTCGCTTCCACGAGCTCTTTGCAACATGATTTTTCTATTCCTACGTCTTACATAGATGGGGCGGCTCTGTGGAGTATCAGGCCTTCTCTACTAGCAAACTCACAGAGCTCTTCAAATATGCTCGGTCAAGAGCTTCAGCTGCCAAGATGGGCAAGTGCCCCAGTGTCAATACAAAAGGACCCATCCTCACCTCATACAAAAGAGGACACTGGAAGGTGGGAAATAAGTAATCCTCAAGTAATGCCGTCGACTGTTAGCCTGCCAGAGAAGCCCTGGAACGGCTGTGAGCTGCAGAAGCAGTGGGTTTCAGGCTTAGCAGGTGTGTCCACCTCAGCTCAAATAGACCAAAGCAGTGCTATGCCAATTTCAACTCCCGTGTCTCACGGGGTAGGTAGCACCTTGTGGGACATACAAGCACCACCGGGAATTCCAAAGACTATAAATCCTGAGAAATTAGTAAATACTCAAGATTTTCAGCTGCAGCAAAAGCAGGTGTCTGCCTGGGCCAGTGTGCAGAGTCCGACAACGGCACAGAAGGTTCCCATCTCCATTCAATACGACCCTCATCGTTTTGGCCATGGGTTGGGAACCCCAGTATGGGGCTTCCAAAGTAATCAAACGCTGCTCACTGGGCAACTCAAACCTGGGAATGGACAGGagttgcagcagcagccaatGGTAACAGGAACTCAAATTATCATAAATCAGCCTCCTCCTTTTTTCACGCCTCCACTTACTCCGCTCCCTCCTCTTGCTTTGCCTGGCCCACACCCTCTTCATTCTGTCACACTCTCAAGACCCCCAcccccaaatatttttttcacaccaCAGGCAGTAATGAGCGAAAGGCCACACATAACACAGACCCTGCCCCTACCTCAGCTGGCCCCACGGACAGAACCTCACAAACTTGGACCCCGTTTGCCTTTTGGCCCAGAACGGCTCCTCCAGTGCATGATATGCGGGTGTTCTCTTCCCCGGGAGCTAGATCTACAAATGCATTATTTGCAACATGCACAAGGAGAGATTTGA